A single region of the Gossypium arboreum isolate Shixiya-1 chromosome 12, ASM2569848v2, whole genome shotgun sequence genome encodes:
- the LOC108479698 gene encoding serine/threonine-protein kinase ATR, which produces MANTSNSRILSSLVHALRERIAATPSTPPNNNLSTCADDDALETKFRAVLPNLLNGYVVPSSSANEREVIAVLKLISHTARNFPGVFYHGKPSAVLPLIGRILPFFAEPAFSSRHGVIFETVGPLLSLLRTGSRDAYRTLFIDAMCAIEDILRIASLSSENSRITEATRLHLKCFHRSFSGNLSDSTCLCDLPTSNKPIDGPGILINLLGRDRWLPFATWIIKFLSKCLTEGTLYVEGLMNTSFVSAACSLLCYGDADLQMACFDFARVIGSVMSYDTVPHQNLIQSISTILGEDKEGLPVFRSSAYDSSIGGCLRAMHTSCPDDVVKLTAEDLVYIFHRSMWRTKSMELKVALCTAYIRISRTCPPHIWRPESLINVLCCPEPCILLIDCVQVALSVLGPHCVGERTDHTKLVLSTSSDKLIASPKVGEKRRIIDVDNFDIKRQKIDGAIKFSNANFPRDFKITDIISYGREGYADFMHESLLLFVETLNAPRVKNYTLRPDVALTALSLLSIAFCRYPQTNMSHSIFRQLQSWIPWICEQAKLDSAITVDISVYLEGIHSMLLIQGSHFFEENLFKSENDVDINVVLKLPWTHTLVVPKPHLPWKSKLFSIQVASKLGPSFSSRTGFEVLDLAFHDEVEEVRKEALVCMPVMVISSGLDTLANMFRRLESLEKDKHDKVKKVIPYCLGFLSCLYGSYHGVDGIQRCSCKLFLNIKDERQIETLDYLLEGFWCSKCDSSALHKDEPNSRVMLPLEPNSLGSSHSFDFAHLYSLYIHLLFDESSEEVQLACVAAIRRVVLHGPQDALFKMRTEWVKCIDFLLLNRKKSIREAFCTQISSFLQDPVLSFLFSDGNGSSKSSEENFLDMIKNALAATEDPQIIETLLESTAEIMMAVDVYSKLFLFSLILLVDQLDNLYLTVRLNASRLIHKSCCFHFNGGFELLLSKAVYIRNELFDYLSIRLASRPKMVKEFAEAVLGVETKELLNKMIPVVLPKLVVSQQDNNQAVDTLYELAKCLNTDVVPLIVNWLPKVLAFALHQADEKELFSAVQFYHAQIGSNNQEIFAAALPALLDELICFLDGGDLNEINSRLDRVPHMIKKVARVLTDAEDLPGFLRNHFVGLLNSIDRKMLHSEDFSLQKQALKRIEMLIKMMGSHLNTYVPKLMVILMHAIGKESLQSEGLSVLHYFIVQLAMVSPSSTKHVISQVFAALIPLLEKNTENLSAHLHKVVEILEELVLKNRVILKEHIHEFPLLPSIPALTEVNKAIQEARGAMTLKNQLRDVVAGLNHENLNVRYMVVTELSKLLKLRKEDVAALVNGEGGSDMDILSSLITSLLRGCAEESRTVVGQRLKLMCADCLGALGAVDPAKLRNVSCQRFKIQCSDDDLIFELIHKHLARAFRAAPDTVVQDSAALAIQELLKIAGCEASLDENAASMSQTKKDKEPLKTSSLGIKTSYSSSGNSSRGQKLWDRFSNYVKEIIAPCLTSRFQLPNVADSASAGPIYRPSMSFRRWIFSWIKKLTAHAIGSRASIFNACRGIVRHDMQTAMYLLPYLVLNAVCHGTEEARHGITEEIQSVLNAAASENSGAAVYGVSGRQSEVCIQAVFTLLDNLGQWVDDVKQELALSQSLSSASRHQASKSKDQSLALSASQDQLLVQCKYVSELLSAIPKVTLARASFRCQAYARSLMYFESFVRGRSGSFNPASERSGIFEDEDISYLMEIYSCLDEPDGLSGLACLRKSHSLQDQLLINKKAGNWAEVLTVCEQALQMEPTSVQRHSDVLNCLLNMCHLQAMVTHVDGLISRIPKYKKTWCMQGVQAAWRLGRWDLMNEYLSGADEEGLLCSSSESNASFDLDVAKILQAMMKRDQFSVAEKIALSKQSLIAPLAAAGMDSYTRAYPIIVKLHLLRELEDFHTLLIDESFLDKAFHLGDFGFSKVMENWESRLRFTQPSLWAREPLLAFRRLVFGASNLGAQVGYCWLQYAKLCRLAGHYETANQAILEAQASGAPNVHMEKAKLLWSTRRSDGAIAELQQSLLNMPVEVVGSAAISSITSLSLVPLNPQPLPGDTQAMNENQEIAKTLLLYSRWIHCTGQKQKEDVISLYSRVRELQPKWEKGYFYMAKYCDEVLVDARKRQEDNFELGPRMIPSASAVATSSNSNTEKYWWYNLPDVLLFYAKGLHRGHKNLFQALPRLLTLWFDFGSIYQRSSAASNRDLKNVQGKVTSIMRGCLKDLPTYQWLTVLPQLVSRICHQNEDIVKLVKNIIISVVRQYPQQALWIMAAVSKSTVPSRREAAAEIIQVARKAFSQGTNGNNLFVQFASLVDHLIKLCFHAGQPKSRTINISTEFSALKRMMPLGIIMPIQQSLTVSLPTYDVDLTESLSSDIFAGVELPTISGIADEAEILSSLQRPKKIVLLGSDGIERPFLCKPKDDLRKDARMMEFTAMINRLLSKYPESRRRKLYIRTFAVIPLTEDCGMVEWVPHTRGLRHILQDIYITCGKFDRQKTNPQIKRIYDQCSGKIPEDEMLKNKILPMFPPVFHQWFLTTFSEPAAWFRARVAYAHTTAVWSMVGHIVGLGDRHGENILFDSTTGDCVHVDFSCLFDKGLQLEKPELVPFRLTQNMIDGLGITGYEGIFLRICEITLSVLRTHRETLMSVLETFIHDPLVEWTKSHKSSGVEVQNPHAQRAISNIEARLQGVVVGVGAAPSLPLAVEGQARRLIAEAVSHKNLGKMYIWWMPWF; this is translated from the exons ATGGCTAATACTAGTAACAGTAGAATTCTGTCGAGTTTGGTTCACGCACTTCGTGAACGCATTGCAGCAACTCCTTCCACTCCTCCAAACAACAACCTTAGCACTTGCGCTGACGATGATGCTTTGGAGACCAAGTTCCGTGCTGTTCTTCCCAATCTTCTTAACGGCTACGTTGTTCCTTCTTCTTCTG CCAATGAACGAGAAGTTATAGCTGTGCTGAAGCTCATTTCTCACACAGCAAGGAATTTTCCTGGAGTTTTTTACCATGGCAAACCTAGTGCAGTTTTGCCCCTGATTGGTCGGATATTGCCCTTTTTTGCTGAACCTGCATTTAG TTCTCGACATGGAGTGATTTTTGAAACAGTTGGACCCCTTCTATCGCTGCTTCGTACCGGATCTCGAGATGCATATCGAACACTTTTCATTGATGCCATGTGTGCCATTGAAG ATATTTTGCGTATAGCATCCCTCTCTTCGGAAAACTCAAGAATTACAGAAGCCACCAGATTACATTTGAAGTGTTTCCATAGGTCCTTTTCTGGAAATTTAAGTGATTCTACATGTCTCTGTGATCTACCAACGAGCAATAAACCCATTGATGGCCCTGGCATCTTGATTAACCTCTTGGGCAGAGACAGGTGGCTGCCTTTTGCAACTTGGATTATAAAGTTTCTTAGCAAATGTTTAACTGAAGGAACACTATATGTAGAAGGTCTCATGAATACATCATTTGTTTCTGCTGCATGCTCTCTTTTATGTTACGGAGATGCTGATTTGCAAATG GCATGTTTTGACTTTGCACGTGTCATTGGATCAGTGATGAGTTATGACACTGTTCCTCATCAGAACTTAATCCAATCAATATCCACCATTTTAGGTGAGGACAAAGAGGGACTCCCTGTATTCAG GAGCTCAGCATATGATTCCTCCATAGGTGGTTGCCTTAGGGCAATGCACACTAGCTGTCCTGATGATGTTGTCAAGCTAACAGCTGAAGATTTAGTTTATATTTTCCATCGCTCAATGTGGAGAACCAAAAGCATGGAGCTCAAG GTTGCATTGTGCACTGCATATATACGGATTTCAAGAACTTGTCCCCCTCATATATGGAGGCCTGAATCTCTTATTAATGTACTTTGTTGTCCTGAGCCATGCATTTTGTTGATTGACTGTGTTCAAGTTGCTCTCTCTGTTCTTGGTCCTCATTGTGTTGGAGAGAGAACAGATCATACTAAGCTGGTTTTGTCAACCTCAAGTGATAAACTAATAGCAAGTCCGAAGGTTGGGGAAAAAAGACGTATCATTGATGTTGATAATTTCGACATCAAACGCCAAAAGATAGATGGAGCAATTAAGTTTTCCAACGCTAATTTTCCACGGGATTTTAAAATTACTGATATAATTTCTTATGGAAGAGAAGGATATGCCGACTTTATGCATGAGTCACTTCTTTTATTTGTTGAAACTTTAAATGCTCCTAGGGTAAAAAATTATACTTTAAGACCAGATGTTGCGTTAACAGCTCTTAGCCTGCTTTCCATTGCCTTCTGTAGATATCCTCAGACCAATATGTCACACTCCATCTTTCGACAGCTGCAGTCTTGGATTCCTTGGATATGTGAGCAG GCAAAGCTAGACAGTGCAATCACAGTTGATATTTCCGTGTACCTGGAAGGAATTCATAGCATGCTGCTTATACAAG GGTCCCATTTCTTTGAGGAAAATCTGTTTAAGAGTGAGAATGATGTGGACATAAATGTGGTGCTAAAGCTTCCATGGACCCACACTCTAGTGGTCCCCAAGCCTCATCTTCCATGGAAATCAAAACTCTTCTCTATTCAAGTTGCATCGAAGCTTGGTCCAAGCTTTAGTTCTAGAACTGGTTTTGAAGTTCTGGACTTAGCTTTTCATGATGAAGTTGAAGAAGTAAGAAAAGAAGCTCTTGTTTGCATGCCGGTTATGGTGATCTCGTCTGGTCTTGATACTCTAGCAAACATGTTTAGAAGATTGGA GTCCTTGGAGAAAGATAAGCATGACAAGGTTAAGAAAGTGATTCCTTACTGTCTTGGATTTTTATCATGCCTCTATGGATCTTACCATGGTGTTGACGGAATTCAAAGATGTTCCtgcaaattatttttaaatatcaaaGATGAGAGACAGATTGAGACTTTAGATTATTTGTTAGAAGGATTTTGGTGTTCAAAGTGTGATAGTAGTGCGTTGCACAAAGATGAGCCTAATTCTAGAGTCATGCTTCCGCTGGAACCAAATAGTTTGGGGAGTAGTCACAGTTTTGATTTTGCTCATCTTTATTCTTTATATATTCATCTGCTTTTTGATGAGTCTTCTGAAGAGGTTCAGCTTGCCTGTGTAGCAGCTATTCGAAGGGTTGTTTTACATGGCCCCCAGGATGCTCTCTTTAAAATGAGAACAGAGTGGGTTAAATGCATTGATTTTCTTCTGCTCAACAGAAAGAAGTCCATCAGAGAAGCATTCTGCACTCAGATTAGTTCGTTCCTTCAAGATCCAGTACTGAGTTTTCTATTTTCAGATGGGAATGGTTCAAGTAAAAGCAGTGAGGAAAACTTCTTGGATATGATTAAAAATGCTCTGGCAGCCACTGAAGATCCCCAGATAATAGAGACTCTTCTGGAATCCACTGCAGAAATTATGATGGCAGTTGATGTTTATAGTAAACTCTTCCTGTTTTCCCTGATCTTATTGGTTGATCAACTGGACAATCTATACTTGACTGTGAGATTGAATGCATCACGATTAATACACAAATCTTGCTGTTTCCATTTTAATGGAGGCTTTGAACTATTGCTTTCTAAAGCTGTTTATATTCGCAATGAGCTGTTTGATTATCTATCTATCAGGCTTGCAAGCCGTCCGAAAATGGTGAAAGAGTTTGCAGAAGCAGTTCTTGGTGTTGAAACTAAAGAGCTACTTAACAAGATGATTCCTGTTGTTCTTCCAAAGCTTGTAGTGTCACAGCAGGATAACAATCAAGCAGTTGACACGTTATATGAGTTGGCCAAGTGCTTAAACACCGATGTGGTACCTCTGATAGTAAATTGGCTACCAAAAGTGCTTGCCTTTGCTCTCCACCAAGCAGATGAGAAGGAGTTGTTTTCTGCTGTACAATTTTACCATGCACAAATTGGCTCCAATAACCAAGAAATTTTTGCAGCTGCATTGCCTGCGCTTTTGGATGAACTTATATGCTTCCTTGATGGCGGTGATTTGAATGAAATAAATAGTAG GTTAGATAGAGTGCCTCACATGATAAAAAAGGTTGCTAGAGTGCTGACTGATGCTGAGGATCTTCCAGGCTTCTTGAGGAATCATTTTGTGGGTCTCCTTAACAGTATCGACAGAAAAATGCTCCATTCAGAGGATTTTTCACTGCAGAAGCAAGCTTTGAAACGTATTGAGATGCTAATCAAAATGATGGGTTCACACCTGAATACCTATGTGCCAAAGTTAATGGTGATTCTCATGCATGCTATTGGTAAAGAATCACTCCAATCTGAAGGACTCTCTGTATTGCATTATTTCATTGTGCAGTTGGCAATGGTATCACCGTCTAGCACTAAACATGTAATTTCTCAAGTTTTTGCTGCTCTTATACCCTTGTTGGAGAAAAATACAGAAAATTTGTCTGCTCATTTGCATAAGGTAGTGGAAATTCTAGAAGAACTTGTATTAAAGAACAGGGTTATTTTGAAGGAGCATATTCATGAGTTTCCTCTTTTGCCTAGTATTCCGGCTTTAACGGAAGTGAACAAAGCTATACAAGAAGCCCGTGGAGCAATGACCCTGAAGAATCAATTACGAGACGTTGTTGCTGGTCTGAATCATGAGAACCTGAATGTAAGATATATGGTAGTGACTGAGTTGAGCAAGTTGCTGAAATTAAGAAAGGAGGATGTTGCAGCTCTGGTTAATGGTGAAGGTGGTTCGGACATGGATATTTTGAGCTCTTTGATCACATCTTTGCTCAGAGGTTGTGCTGAGGAATCAAGGACTGTAGTAGGACAGCGGCTGAAATTAATGTGTGCTGATTGCCTTGGAGCTCTTGGTGCAGTTGATCCTGCAAAATTAAGGAATGTTTCATGCCAACGCTTTAAAATTCAATGCTCAGATGATGACCTTATTTTTGAGTTGATCCATAAGCATCTAGCAAGGGCTTTCAGGGCGGCGCCTGATACAGTTGTTCAGGATTCTGCTGCTTTAGCTATACAAGAGCTTTTAAAGATTGCAGGTTGTGAGGCATCACTGGATGAGAATGCTGCTTCTATGTCACAGACTAAGAAGGATAAGGAACCTCTAAAGACCAGTTCTTTGGGGATCAAAACTTCTTATAGTAGCAGTGGGAACAGTAGTAGGGGTCAGAAATTATGGGATCGGTTTTCTAATTATGTTAAAGAGATAATTGCCCCTTGCTTAACCTCTAGATTTCAGCTTCCAAACGTGGCTGATTCTGCATCTGCTGGACCAATTTATAGGCCTTCTATGTCATTCAGGAGGTGGATTTTCTCTTGGATAAAAAAGCTGACTGCACATGCAATTGGATCTCGTGCAAGCATTTTTAATGCTTGTCGAGGCATAGTTCGCCATGATATGCAAACAGCAATGTATCTGTTGCCATATTTAGTCCTCAATGCTGTCTGTCATGGCACAGAAGAGGCACGGCATGGTATTACAGAAGAAATCCAATCAGTTCTTAATGCTGCAGCTTCAGAGAACAGTGGAGCTGCTGTTTATGGAGTCAGTGGTCGACAAAGTGAAGTTTGCATTCAAGCAGTTTTTACTCTTCTTGATAATCTTGGTCAGTGGGTGGATGATGTTAAACAAGAGCTTGCTCTCTCTCAGTCTTTATCATCAGCTTCAAGGCATCAGGCATCCAAGTCAAAGGATCAAAGTTTGGCTTTATCTGCAAGTCAAGATCAACTTCTTGTACAGTGTAAATATGTTTCTGAGCTTTTAAGTGCAATTCCAAAGGTTACCCTTGCTAGGGCTTCCTTCAGGTGTCAGGCTTATGCAAGGTCCTTAATGTATTTTGAATCTTTTGTGAGAGGAAGATCAGGTTCCTTTAATCCTGCTTCCGAGAGAAGTGGCATTTTTGAGGATGAAGATATTTCATATCTAATGGAAATATACAGTTGTCTGGATGAGCCTGATGGATTGTCAGGACTAGCATGCTTACGTAAGTCGCACAGTTTACAAGATCAACTCTTAATAAACAAAAAGGCTGGAAACTGGGCAGAAGTTTTGACGGTTTGTGAGCAGGCCTTGCAGATGGAACCGACCTCTGTTCAGAGGCATTCTGATGTTCTCAACTGTTTATTAAACATGTGTCATCTTCAGGCCATGGTTACTCATGTGGATGGCTTAATTTCAAGAATACCCAAATACAAAAAAACATGGTGCATGCAAGGTGTGCAGGCTGCATGGAGGCTTGGAAGGTGGGACCTGATGAATGAGTACCTTAGTGGAGCAGATGAAGAGGGCTTACTATGCAGCAGCTCTGAAAGTAATGCTTCTTTTGACCTTGATGTCGCAAAGATTCTGCAGGCAATGATGAAGAGGGATCAATTCTCTGTTGCTGAGAAAATTGCACTATCCAAACAATCTCTCATTGCTCCTTTGGCAGCTGCTGGCATGGATTCTTACACACGGGCTTATCCAATTATTGTCAAACTTCACTTGCTACGAGAGCTAGAGGACTTCCATACTCTTCTCATCGATGAATCTTTCCTGGACAAAGCATTTCATTTGGGTGATTTCGGATTTTCAAAAGTCATGGAGAACTGGGAGAGTCGACTCAGATTTACACAACCATCACTCTGGGCAAGGGAGCCATTGTTGGCTTTCAGGAGACTGGTTTTTGGTGCTAGTAACCTTGGTGCTCAAGTTGGTTACTGTTGGCTTCAATATGCGAAGCTCTGTCGTTTGGCTGGCCACTATGAAACAGCCAACCAAGCAATTCTAGAGGCACAGGCTTCTGGTGCGCCTAATGTTCACATGGAAAAGGCTAAGCTTCTTTGGAGTACTAGGCGCTCTGATGGTGCCATTGCTGAGTTGCAGCAATCTCTTCTGAACATGCCAGTGGAGGTTGTAGGATCTGCAGCAATATCATCAATTACTAGCCTTTCACTGGTTCCGCTAAATCCACAACCTTTACCTGGTGATACTCAAGCTATGAATGAGAACCAAGAGATTGCAAAGACCCTCCTCCTATATTCTAGGTGGATTCATTGCACTGGGCAGAAACAGAAGGAGGATGTGATAAGTCTTTATTCAAGGGTGAGGGAACTGCAACCCAAGTGGGAGAAAGGGTACTTTTATATGGCTAAATATTGTGATGAAGTACTTGTTGATGCCAGGAAACGTCAAGAAGATAATTTTGAGCTAGGTCCCAGGATGATTCCCTCAGCTTCTGCCGTTGCTACTTCTTCAAACTCAAACACCGAGAAATACTGGTGGTATAATCTTCCTGATGTACTGTTATTCTATGCAAAGGGGCTTCATCGAGGCCACAAAAATCTGTTCCAAGCACTTCCAAGGTTGTTAACCTTGTGGTTTGACTTTGGGAGCATTTATCAGCGAAGTTCAGCTGCCTCTAATAGGGATTTGAAAAACGTCCAAGGGAAG GTAACTAGTATAATGCGAGGCTGTTTGAAAGATTTGCCAACTTATCAATGGTTAACAGTCTTACCTCAGCTGGTGTCTAGAATTTGCCACCAAAATGAAGATATTGTTAAATTGGTCAAAAACATCATCATTTCTGTTGTCCGGCAATATCCACAACAAGCACTATGGATTATGGCAGCAGTTTCAAAGTCCACAGTTCCTTCTAGGCGGGAAGCAGCTGCAGAAATCATTCAAGTTGCACGAAAAGCGTTTAGCCAAGGAACTAATGGCAATAATTTGTTTGTGCAGTTTGCTAGCCTGGTTGATCATCTTATCAAGCTGTGTTTCCATGCGGGCCAGCCAAAATCGAGGACTATTAATATCTCAACTGAATTTAGTGCATTGAAAAGGATGATGCCTCTTGGAATTATCATGCCAATTCAACAATCTCTTACTGTCAGTCTGCCAACCTATGATGTGGATCTCACTGAATCTCTTTCTTCTGATATCTTTGCTGGTGTGGAGCTTCCTACGATATCTGGCATAGCTGATGAGGCTGAGATTCTTTCATCACTTCAGCGGCCTAAGAAA ATTGTATTATTGGGCAGTGATGGCATTGAACGTCCATTCCTCTGCAAGCCCAAAGATGACCTCAGGAAAGATGCCCGCATGATGGAGTTTACTGCAATGATAAACCGTTTACTATCAAAATATCCTGAAAGCCGTAGGAGGAAGCTTTACATTCGTACGTTTGCAGTGATTCCTCTTACAGAGGACTGTGGCATGGTGGAATGGGTACCCCATACTCGAGGCCTCCGTCATATTCTTCAAGACATTTACATCACATGTGGCAAATTTGACAGGCAGAAAACAAATCCCCAAATTAAACGAATTTATGATCAATGCTCTGGTAAAATACCGGAAGATGAGATGTTGAAGAACAAGATTCTTCCAATGTTCCCAccagttttccaccaatggtttTTAACTACTTTTTCAGAGCCCGCTGCTTGGTTTAGAGCTCGAGTTGCTTATGCTCACACAACAGCTGTTTGGTCTATGGTTGGGCATATTGTGGGTCTGGGTGACCGACATGGGGAGAACATTCTTTTCGATTCTACCACAGGTGACTGTGTTCACGTCGATTTTAGTTGCTTATTTGATAAGGGATTGCAATTGGAGAAGCCTGAGCTGGTGCCTTTCAGGCTAACGCAG AACATGATTGATGGACTGGGCATCACTGGATATGAGGGCATCTTTTTGAGGATTTGTGAAATAACACTTTCAGTTCTGAGGACACATAGGGAGACCTTGATGAGTGTTCTTGAAACTTTCATTCATGATCCTCTTGTAGAGTGGACAAAATCTCACAAATCCAGTGGTGTAGAAGTTCAGAATCCACATGCACAG CGGGCCATAAGCAATATTGAAGCAAGGTTGCAAGGAGTGGTTGTCGGTGTAGGAGCAGCACCGTCTCTACCACTAGCTGTAGAAGGTCAGGCTCGTCGTTTGATTGCAGAGGCAGTTTCTCACAAGAATCTTGGAAAGATGTATATATGGTGGATGCCATGGTTTTAG